The Klebsiella sp. RHBSTW-00484 genome includes a window with the following:
- a CDS encoding methylaspartate mutase subunit E produces the protein MELRNKKLTHDEFMTERHQVLQTWQTGKDVEKFEDGVKYQQTIPEKKRFSHALLKADQEGKTLSQPRAGVALMDEHIELLKTLQVECDLLPSTIDAYTRLNRYEEAAIGIQKSIEAGTSKLNGLPVVNHGVAECRRMTESLEKPVQVRHGTPDARLLAEISMASGFTSYEGGGISYNIPYAKRVTLEKSIRDWQYCDRLMGLYEEHGIRINREPFGPLTGTLIPPFMSHSVAIIEGLLALEQGVKSITVGYGQVGSLTQDIAAIQSLRELSHEYFGNYGFDDYELSTVFHQWMGGFPEDESKAFAIISWGAAVAGMSGATKVITKSPHEAFGIPTAAANAQGLRASRQMLNMVSDQKFPPCAAVEQEVDLIKSEVRAVLKRVFELGNGDIARGTVLAFEAGVLDVPFAPASCNAGKILPVRDNSGAIRVLEAGAVPLPKDILALHHDYVAERANFEGRKPSFQMVVDDINAVSHSKLIGRP, from the coding sequence ATGGAACTCCGCAATAAAAAGCTAACCCATGATGAATTCATGACCGAGCGGCATCAGGTATTGCAGACCTGGCAGACCGGGAAAGATGTTGAGAAATTCGAAGATGGCGTGAAGTACCAGCAGACCATTCCTGAGAAAAAACGTTTTTCTCACGCCCTGCTGAAGGCCGATCAGGAAGGGAAAACCCTGAGCCAGCCGCGCGCGGGCGTGGCGTTAATGGATGAGCACATCGAACTGCTTAAAACGCTGCAAGTTGAATGCGACCTGCTGCCCAGTACCATCGATGCCTATACCCGTCTGAACCGTTATGAAGAGGCGGCGATTGGGATTCAAAAATCCATCGAAGCGGGAACGTCCAAACTGAACGGCCTGCCGGTAGTCAACCACGGCGTTGCTGAATGCCGTCGAATGACCGAGTCGCTGGAAAAACCGGTTCAGGTGCGTCACGGCACGCCTGATGCGCGTCTGTTAGCTGAAATCTCAATGGCCAGCGGCTTTACCAGCTACGAAGGCGGCGGCATCTCCTACAACATTCCTTACGCCAAGCGCGTCACCCTGGAAAAATCAATTCGTGACTGGCAGTACTGCGACCGCCTGATGGGCCTGTATGAAGAACACGGCATCCGCATTAACCGCGAGCCGTTTGGCCCACTGACCGGCACGCTGATCCCACCGTTTATGTCCCACTCGGTGGCGATTATCGAAGGTCTGCTGGCGCTGGAACAGGGCGTGAAATCCATCACCGTCGGCTACGGCCAGGTCGGTAGCCTGACGCAGGATATCGCGGCGATTCAATCCCTGCGCGAACTGTCGCACGAATACTTCGGCAATTATGGCTTCGACGATTATGAGCTGAGTACCGTCTTCCACCAGTGGATGGGCGGCTTCCCGGAAGATGAATCTAAAGCGTTCGCTATTATCTCCTGGGGCGCGGCGGTGGCCGGTATGTCCGGCGCGACCAAAGTGATTACCAAGAGCCCGCACGAAGCCTTCGGCATTCCGACGGCTGCCGCTAACGCCCAGGGCCTGAGGGCGTCACGCCAGATGCTCAACATGGTCAGCGACCAGAAATTCCCGCCATGCGCTGCCGTTGAGCAGGAAGTGGATCTGATCAAGAGCGAAGTTCGCGCCGTACTGAAGAGGGTTTTCGAACTGGGCAACGGCGATATCGCTCGCGGCACGGTACTGGCTTTCGAAGCCGGCGTGCTGGATGTGCCTTTCGCTCCGGCCTCTTGTAACGCGGGCAAAATCCTGCCGGTTCGCGATAACTCAGGCGCCATTCGCGTGCTTGAAGCCGGCGCGGTTCCGCTGCCAAAAGACATTCTCGCCCTGCACCATGATTACGTCGCCGAGCGTGCGAATTTCGAAGGACGCAAGCCTTCATTCCAGATGGTTGTTGATGACATCAACGCTGTATCCCACAGTAAATTAATAGGAAGACCATAA
- a CDS encoding methylaspartate ammonia-lyase gives MKIKQALFTAGYSSFYFDDQQAIKNGAGHDGFMYTGAPVTPGFTSVRQAGECVSVQLILENGAVAVGDCAAVQYSGAGGRDPLFLAENFIPFLNDHIKPLLEGRDVDTFLPNARFFDKLRIDGNLLHTAVRYGLSQALLDATALASGRLKAEVVCDEWQLPCIPEAIPLFGQSGDDRYIAVDKMILKGVDVLPHALINNVEEKLGFKGEKLREYVRWLSDRILSLRTSPRYHPTLHIDVYGTIGLIFDMDPVRCADYIASLEKEAQGLPLYIEGPVDAGNKPDQIRMLTAITKELTRLGSGVKIVADEWCNTYQDIVDFTDAGSCHMVQIKTPDLGGIHNIVDAVLYCNKHAMEAYQGGTCNETEISARTCVHVALAARPMRMLIKPGMGFDEGLNIVFNEMNRTIALLQTKD, from the coding sequence ATGAAAATTAAACAGGCCCTTTTTACCGCTGGCTACTCTTCATTCTATTTTGACGACCAGCAGGCGATTAAAAATGGCGCGGGTCATGATGGATTCATGTATACCGGCGCGCCGGTTACCCCGGGCTTTACGTCGGTGCGCCAGGCGGGCGAGTGCGTCTCGGTACAGCTGATTCTGGAAAATGGCGCGGTGGCGGTCGGTGATTGCGCCGCCGTACAGTACTCCGGCGCGGGCGGCCGCGATCCGCTGTTCCTGGCGGAAAACTTTATCCCGTTCCTCAATGATCATATCAAACCGCTGCTCGAAGGCCGCGATGTCGATACGTTCCTGCCGAACGCCCGCTTCTTCGACAAGCTGCGTATCGACGGCAACCTGCTGCATACCGCCGTCCGCTACGGCCTGTCTCAGGCGCTGCTCGACGCCACCGCGCTGGCAAGCGGTCGCCTGAAGGCGGAAGTGGTTTGCGACGAGTGGCAGCTGCCGTGCATCCCGGAAGCGATTCCTTTATTTGGTCAGAGCGGCGACGACCGCTACATCGCCGTCGACAAAATGATCCTCAAAGGCGTGGACGTGCTGCCGCACGCGCTAATCAACAACGTCGAAGAGAAGCTGGGCTTTAAAGGCGAAAAACTGCGTGAGTATGTGCGCTGGTTGTCCGACCGAATCCTCAGCCTGCGTACCAGCCCACGCTATCACCCGACGCTGCACATTGATGTCTACGGCACCATCGGTCTGATCTTCGATATGGACCCGGTGCGCTGCGCCGACTATATCGCCAGCCTGGAGAAAGAAGCGCAAGGTCTGCCGCTCTATATAGAAGGCCCGGTAGATGCCGGTAACAAACCGGATCAGATCCGTATGCTGACCGCCATCACCAAAGAGCTGACTCGTCTGGGTTCCGGCGTGAAGATTGTCGCCGACGAATGGTGCAACACCTATCAGGACATCGTTGACTTCACCGATGCCGGTAGCTGCCACATGGTGCAGATAAAAACCCCGGATCTTGGCGGTATTCACAACATCGTGGATGCGGTGCTGTACTGCAACAAACACGCGATGGAAGCCTATCAGGGTGGTACCTGCAACGAAACCGAGATCAGCGCCCGCACCTGCGTACACGTTGCGCTGGCCGCACGTCCTATGCGCATGCTGATCAAACCAGGCATGGGCTTCGATGAAGGTCTCAACATCGTGTTTAACGAAATGAACCGCACCATCGCGCTGTTGCAGACTAAGGATTAA
- a CDS encoding acyclic terpene utilization AtuA family protein, with protein MARTFKILSPTAILGYGFPEESFRKAMEESPDLIAVDAGSSDPGPHYLGAGKPFTDRAGVKRDLRYMIVAGVKNNIPVVIGTAGGSGAAPHLEWCRQIIHEIAQEEKLSFSMALIPSDVDKEVVHQALDNGKITALDFVPELTHEAIEESTYIVAQMGIEPFQRALKAGAQVVLGGRAYDPACFAALPIMQGFDEGLALHCGKILECAAIAATPGSGSDCAMGIIDDHGFTLKAFNPKRKFTETSAAAHTLYEKSDPYFLPGPGGVLNLKGCTFKAVNEGEVYVSGSRHEETPYALKLEGARQVGFRCLTIAGTRDPIMIAGIDNILEEVQASVARNLSLTDDSIRMTFHLYGKNGVMGNHEPMKTAGHELGILLDVVAPTQDIANSVCSLVRSTLLHYGYENRIATAGNLAFPFSPSDIQSGPVYEFSIYHLIEASDALRFDFHIEQVTPEGVQA; from the coding sequence ATGGCCCGTACATTTAAGATCTTATCGCCTACGGCTATTCTGGGTTATGGCTTCCCGGAAGAGAGTTTTCGTAAAGCCATGGAAGAGTCGCCAGATCTTATTGCCGTTGACGCAGGTTCATCCGATCCCGGCCCCCACTACCTGGGGGCAGGTAAACCCTTTACCGACAGGGCCGGAGTGAAACGCGATCTGCGCTATATGATCGTCGCTGGCGTGAAAAACAACATTCCAGTCGTCATTGGCACCGCCGGCGGTTCTGGCGCTGCCCCGCATCTGGAGTGGTGTCGTCAGATAATTCATGAGATTGCGCAGGAAGAAAAACTGTCTTTCTCTATGGCGCTAATCCCGTCTGATGTTGATAAAGAAGTTGTTCATCAGGCGCTGGATAACGGCAAAATTACCGCGCTGGATTTTGTCCCGGAACTGACTCACGAGGCTATCGAAGAGAGCACCTACATCGTCGCACAGATGGGGATCGAACCTTTCCAGCGGGCGCTGAAAGCCGGTGCGCAGGTGGTATTGGGTGGACGCGCTTACGATCCGGCCTGCTTTGCCGCCCTGCCAATTATGCAGGGTTTCGATGAAGGGCTGGCGCTGCACTGCGGCAAGATCCTTGAATGTGCGGCCATTGCCGCCACGCCGGGTTCCGGTTCCGACTGCGCCATGGGGATTATCGACGATCACGGCTTTACGCTGAAAGCGTTCAATCCAAAGCGTAAGTTCACCGAAACCTCCGCGGCGGCGCATACCCTGTATGAGAAGTCCGATCCGTACTTCCTGCCGGGCCCTGGCGGCGTGCTGAACCTGAAAGGGTGTACCTTTAAAGCCGTCAACGAGGGCGAAGTCTACGTCAGCGGTTCACGTCACGAAGAAACACCGTACGCACTGAAGCTGGAAGGTGCTCGTCAGGTCGGCTTCCGCTGCCTGACCATTGCCGGAACGCGCGACCCGATCATGATAGCCGGGATCGATAACATTCTCGAAGAGGTACAAGCCAGCGTGGCGCGCAACCTCTCGCTGACTGACGACAGTATCCGCATGACCTTCCACCTGTACGGTAAGAACGGCGTGATGGGCAACCATGAGCCGATGAAAACAGCCGGACACGAGCTAGGGATTTTGCTGGATGTGGTCGCGCCAACTCAGGATATCGCCAACAGCGTCTGTTCGCTGGTGCGCTCTACCCTGCTGCACTATGGCTATGAAAATCGCATTGCAACTGCAGGTAACCTCGCCTTCCCGTTCTCACCGTCTGATATTCAAAGCGGGCCGGTGTATGAGTTCTCTATCTATCACCTGATTGAAGCCAGCGACGCGCTGCGTTTTGATTTCCATATTGAACAGGTGACGCCAGAAGGAGTTCAGGCATGA
- a CDS encoding DUF4387 domain-containing protein: MKQSICSLAQVIRSKNAGPYELVLDILFKTREDYQRVKRSEQLTPQLIASLYNVKPDFIHRIVWFDPANAVKIVMPRDIISGNVGDNDVYGAQQHAPLLSIEFDL; encoded by the coding sequence ATGAAACAATCCATATGCTCGCTGGCGCAGGTAATTCGTTCCAAAAACGCCGGACCGTACGAGCTGGTTTTAGATATTTTATTTAAAACCCGGGAAGATTATCAGCGGGTAAAACGTTCGGAGCAATTAACGCCGCAGCTTATTGCCAGCTTATATAACGTGAAGCCTGATTTTATTCATCGCATTGTGTGGTTTGATCCGGCTAATGCGGTAAAAATCGTCATGCCTCGCGATATTATTTCCGGCAACGTCGGTGACAATGATGTATATGGCGCGCAGCAGCATGCGCCATTATTAAGTATTGAGTTCGATCTGTAG
- a CDS encoding dicarboxylate/amino acid:cation symporter has protein sequence MKKISLTKMIILGLILGMIAGVAINNMASADTAKSYAQDISIFTTIFLRMVKMIIAPLVISTLVVGIAKMGDAKTLGRIFSKTFFLFICASLLSIALGLVIVNMFQPGAGINFVAHDAGAVAAVQSEPFTLKVFISHAVPTSIVDAMARNEILQIVVFSIFLGCSLAAIGEKAEPIVKVLDSLVHVMLKLTGYVMLFAPLTVFAAISGLIAERGLGVMVSAGIFMGEFYLTLGMLWAILIGLSTMIVGPCIGRLTKAILEPALLAFTTSSSEAAFPGTLDKLEKFGVSSKIASFVLPIGYSFNLVGSMAYCSFATVFIAQACNVHLGMGEQITMLLILMLTSKGMAGVPRASMVVIAATLNQFNIPEAGLILLMGVDPFLDMGRSATNVMSNAMGAAIVGRWEGEHFGEGCRGKAPAKTPEHERPATEPSEVALS, from the coding sequence ATGAAGAAAATAAGTTTAACCAAAATGATCATATTAGGCCTGATACTCGGCATGATTGCCGGGGTGGCTATTAATAATATGGCCTCAGCTGATACAGCAAAGTCGTACGCGCAGGATATTTCAATTTTTACCACCATATTTTTACGCATGGTAAAAATGATCATCGCCCCATTGGTTATTTCTACCCTGGTCGTCGGCATTGCCAAAATGGGCGATGCGAAAACGCTCGGGCGTATATTCTCTAAAACCTTTTTCCTGTTTATTTGTGCTTCGCTACTGTCGATTGCGCTGGGCCTGGTGATCGTCAATATGTTCCAGCCAGGCGCTGGCATTAACTTCGTTGCCCACGACGCTGGAGCCGTTGCGGCCGTGCAGTCAGAACCGTTCACACTGAAAGTGTTTATCTCTCACGCGGTGCCCACCAGCATCGTTGATGCGATGGCGCGCAACGAAATTCTGCAAATCGTGGTGTTCTCGATCTTCCTTGGCTGCAGCCTGGCGGCAATCGGCGAAAAAGCCGAACCGATCGTGAAGGTACTCGACTCGCTGGTCCACGTCATGTTGAAGCTGACTGGCTACGTCATGCTGTTTGCACCACTCACCGTTTTTGCCGCCATCTCCGGGCTGATTGCCGAACGTGGCCTGGGCGTGATGGTTAGCGCCGGGATCTTTATGGGTGAGTTCTACCTGACGCTGGGTATGCTGTGGGCGATCCTGATTGGCCTGTCGACGATGATTGTCGGTCCGTGCATTGGCCGTCTGACCAAAGCGATCCTCGAACCCGCGCTGTTGGCCTTCACCACATCCAGCTCAGAAGCAGCCTTCCCTGGCACGCTGGATAAGCTGGAAAAATTTGGCGTCTCTTCCAAAATTGCCAGCTTCGTTCTGCCGATTGGCTACTCCTTTAACCTCGTCGGCTCGATGGCCTACTGCTCGTTTGCCACGGTATTTATCGCCCAGGCCTGTAATGTCCATCTCGGGATGGGCGAGCAGATCACCATGCTGCTGATCCTGATGCTGACCTCGAAGGGAATGGCGGGCGTGCCGCGCGCCTCAATGGTGGTTATCGCCGCCACCCTGAACCAGTTCAACATTCCGGAAGCCGGTCTGATCCTGTTGATGGGCGTCGATCCGTTCCTCGATATGGGCCGTTCTGCCACCAACGTCATGAGTAACGCCATGGGTGCAGCCATTGTTGGCCGTTGGGAAGGCGAACACTTCGGTGAAGGCTGTCGTGGCAAAGCGCCAGCCAAAACGCCGGAGCATGAACGTCCTGCGACCGAACCTTCAGAAGTTGCTCTGTCCTGA
- the glsA gene encoding glutaminase A, whose product MNVKFLSTCILTASLLFSATTLAQNAPDYASIIEQAHQKYKSNNDGKVADYIPALATYSPNNFAITLATVDGKIYQVGDVKKAFPMESLSKVFTLALAMEQRGPQEVLDKLGANATGLPFNSGLAVELTKGAPENPLVNAGAMSTVSLVEAKDKTDRWNKILNNLNAWADASLTVNEPVFKSEMETNQHNQALAMLMNSYNSFYGDTQEAVEIYTRQCSVDVTVEQLAKMGAVLANKGQSPFNGKQLLNENYVPQVLAEMAIAGLYDGSGKWLYTVGIPAKSGVGGGMVAVIPGQYAIAVYSPPLDEAGNSVRAQQTIGYVAHATQANLFLAK is encoded by the coding sequence ATGAATGTAAAATTTCTCAGCACGTGCATCTTAACTGCCAGCTTACTGTTTAGCGCCACGACACTGGCGCAGAACGCGCCGGATTACGCCAGTATTATCGAACAGGCGCACCAGAAATATAAAAGTAACAACGACGGTAAAGTCGCCGACTACATCCCTGCCCTGGCGACCTACAGCCCGAATAATTTCGCCATCACCCTTGCCACGGTTGACGGCAAAATTTATCAGGTTGGCGACGTGAAAAAAGCGTTTCCGATGGAGTCCCTGAGCAAGGTTTTCACGCTGGCACTGGCGATGGAGCAGCGCGGGCCGCAGGAAGTTTTAGATAAACTCGGTGCCAATGCCACCGGCCTGCCCTTCAACTCCGGCTTAGCGGTGGAATTAACCAAAGGGGCCCCTGAGAATCCGTTAGTCAATGCAGGAGCCATGAGCACCGTCAGCCTGGTTGAAGCAAAAGACAAAACCGATCGCTGGAACAAAATCCTCAACAATCTCAACGCCTGGGCCGATGCCTCACTCACCGTTAACGAGCCGGTATTTAAATCCGAAATGGAAACTAACCAGCATAACCAGGCGCTGGCGATGCTGATGAACTCTTATAACAGCTTCTATGGCGATACCCAGGAAGCCGTCGAAATTTATACCCGCCAGTGCTCGGTGGATGTCACCGTTGAGCAGCTCGCCAAAATGGGGGCCGTACTCGCCAACAAAGGCCAATCCCCCTTCAACGGCAAGCAGTTGCTAAATGAAAACTATGTCCCGCAGGTGCTGGCAGAAATGGCCATCGCTGGACTATACGACGGCAGCGGCAAATGGCTGTACACCGTGGGCATCCCGGCGAAATCCGGCGTTGGCGGCGGAATGGTTGCCGTGATACCAGGACAATACGCCATTGCGGTCTACTCTCCCCCGCTGGATGAAGCCGGTAACAGCGTTCGCGCCCAGCAGACCATCGGATATGTCGCCCATGCGACCCAGGCCAATCTCTTTTTAGCAAAATAG
- a CDS encoding class I fumarate hydratase: MSKPFVWQELFVQSKDNTEYELLSSQHVTVTELDGEEVIKVAPEALTLLSQQAFYEASFFLRSGHLKQIASILRDPQASSNDKYVALQLLRNAEVSAKGVLPNCQDTGTATIVASKGQNVWTGCDDAEALSKGIYTTFQENNLRYSQNAPLDMYTEVNTHTNLPAQIDISATQGSEYRFLFVNKGGGSANKAALFQETKSILQPEKLTAFLTEKMKSLGTAACPPYHIAFVVGGLSADQALKVAKLASTKYYDNLPTEGNELGQAFRDTAMETTLLNASREFGIGAQFGGKYFAHDIRVIRLPRHGGSCPIAMALSCSADRNIKAKINKHGIWLEKLEHNPGKFIPESCRVENSGQTVQLNLNRPLHEILRDMSTLPVGTRLSLSGPIVVARDIAHAKIKERLDNGEPMPEYMKNHIVYYAGPAKTPDNQACGSMGPTTCGRMDGYVDAFQAAGGSLIMLSKGNRSQQVTDACQKHRGFNLGSIGGAAALLTQQYIKSLHCLEYPELGMEAVWMMEVENLPAFVLVDDKGNNFFSQFEQQHRCATCPAGH, encoded by the coding sequence ATGTCTAAACCCTTTGTCTGGCAGGAACTCTTTGTTCAAAGCAAAGATAATACAGAGTATGAATTACTGAGCAGTCAACACGTTACGGTGACGGAGTTAGATGGGGAAGAAGTCATCAAAGTCGCGCCAGAGGCGTTAACTCTGTTATCTCAGCAGGCGTTTTATGAGGCTTCATTTTTCCTGCGCAGCGGGCATTTAAAACAGATTGCCAGTATTTTGCGCGACCCGCAGGCCAGCAGTAACGATAAGTACGTCGCTCTCCAGCTGCTGCGCAATGCCGAAGTCTCCGCCAAAGGCGTGCTGCCAAACTGTCAGGACACCGGCACCGCAACCATTGTGGCGAGTAAAGGCCAGAACGTCTGGACCGGTTGCGACGATGCCGAAGCCTTAAGCAAGGGCATCTACACCACGTTTCAGGAAAACAATCTTCGCTACTCGCAAAACGCGCCGCTGGATATGTACACCGAAGTGAATACCCATACCAACCTGCCCGCGCAGATCGACATCAGCGCTACGCAAGGTAGTGAATATCGCTTCCTGTTCGTCAATAAAGGCGGTGGCTCGGCCAACAAAGCGGCGCTATTTCAGGAAACCAAATCGATTCTACAGCCGGAGAAACTCACCGCTTTCCTGACCGAAAAAATGAAATCGCTGGGCACCGCCGCCTGTCCGCCGTATCACATCGCTTTTGTTGTGGGCGGCCTCTCCGCCGATCAGGCGCTGAAGGTGGCAAAGCTGGCCTCAACGAAATACTACGATAACCTGCCCACCGAAGGGAACGAACTGGGCCAGGCGTTTCGTGATACCGCGATGGAAACCACCTTGCTCAACGCCAGCCGCGAATTCGGCATCGGTGCGCAGTTTGGCGGTAAATACTTCGCCCACGATATTCGCGTCATTCGCCTACCGCGTCACGGCGGCTCCTGTCCAATCGCCATGGCCCTCTCCTGCTCCGCTGACCGTAATATCAAAGCGAAAATCAACAAGCACGGCATCTGGTTGGAGAAACTGGAACATAACCCGGGTAAATTTATTCCCGAATCCTGCCGCGTGGAAAACAGCGGCCAAACCGTACAACTCAACCTGAACCGACCGCTGCATGAGATCCTGCGCGACATGTCCACCCTGCCGGTCGGTACCCGATTGTCGCTGAGCGGGCCAATTGTCGTCGCCCGCGATATCGCCCATGCCAAGATCAAAGAACGTCTGGATAACGGCGAGCCGATGCCGGAATACATGAAAAACCATATCGTCTATTACGCAGGCCCGGCGAAAACCCCGGACAATCAGGCCTGCGGTTCAATGGGGCCCACCACCTGCGGACGCATGGACGGTTATGTCGATGCTTTCCAGGCGGCGGGCGGCAGCCTGATTATGCTCTCCAAAGGCAACCGCAGCCAGCAGGTGACCGACGCCTGCCAAAAACATCGGGGATTTAACCTCGGCAGCATTGGCGGTGCGGCGGCCCTGCTGACGCAGCAGTATATCAAGAGCCTGCATTGCCTCGAGTATCCCGAACTGGGGATGGAGGCGGTGTGGATGATGGAAGTCGAAAACCTGCCCGCCTTTGTGCTGGTGGATGACAAAGGGAATAACTTCTTCAGTCAGTTTGAGCAGCAGCATCGCTGCGCAACCTGTCCGGCCGGACATTAA
- the cobO gene encoding cob(I)yrinic acid a,c-diamide adenosyltransferase, whose translation MQARGNTDRHRLRQQKLKEQVDTRVAAATEKKGVLIVFTGNGKGKSTAAFGTATRAVGHGKIVGVAQFIKGQWDNGEYNTLHPLGVEFHIMGTGFTWETQNREADIQAATAVWQESKRMLADPHYDLLVLDELTYMLAYHYLDTEEVIAAIVDRPPQQSVIITGRGCHARLLDLADTVSELRPVKHAFDSGIQAQVGIDW comes from the coding sequence ATGCAAGCGCGAGGAAATACCGACCGCCACCGCCTGCGCCAGCAGAAGCTGAAAGAGCAGGTCGATACCCGCGTGGCGGCGGCGACGGAGAAAAAAGGCGTTCTGATCGTCTTCACCGGAAACGGCAAAGGCAAATCCACCGCAGCCTTTGGTACCGCGACGCGCGCCGTCGGGCACGGAAAAATCGTCGGCGTCGCGCAGTTTATTAAAGGCCAGTGGGATAACGGTGAATACAACACGCTGCATCCGCTGGGCGTGGAATTTCACATTATGGGCACCGGCTTTACCTGGGAAACGCAAAACCGGGAGGCCGATATTCAGGCGGCAACGGCGGTATGGCAGGAGAGTAAGCGTATGCTGGCCGACCCGCACTACGATCTGTTGGTCCTGGATGAGCTCACCTATATGCTGGCGTATCACTATCTGGATACAGAGGAGGTGATCGCCGCAATCGTGGATCGTCCGCCACAGCAGAGCGTGATTATAACCGGACGCGGCTGTCACGCCCGATTGCTGGATCTTGCCGATACGGTGAGTGAACTTCGCCCGGTGAAGCACGCGTTTGATAGCGGTATTCAGGCACAAGTGGGCATCGACTGGTAG
- a CDS encoding IS5-like element IS5 family transposase encodes MSHQLTFADSEFSSKRRQTRKEIFLSRMEQILPWQNMVEVIEPFYPKAGNGRRPYPLETMLRIHCMQHWYNLSDGAMEDALYEIASMRLFARLSLDSALPDRTTIMNFRHLLEQHQLARQLFKTINRWLAEAGVMMTQGTLVDATIIEAPSSTKNKEQQRDPEMHQTKKGNQWHFGMKAHIGVDAKSGLTHSLVTTAANEHDLNQLGNLLHGEEQFVSADAGYQGAPQREELAEVDVDWLIAERPGKVRTLKQHPRKNKTAINIEYMKASIRARVEHPFRIIKRQFGFVKARYKGLLKNDNQLAMLFTLANLFRADQMIRQWERSH; translated from the coding sequence ATGAGTCATCAACTTACCTTCGCCGACAGTGAATTCAGCAGTAAGCGCCGTCAGACCAGAAAAGAGATTTTCTTGTCCCGCATGGAGCAGATTCTGCCATGGCAAAACATGGTGGAAGTCATCGAGCCGTTTTACCCCAAGGCTGGTAATGGCCGGCGACCTTATCCGCTGGAAACCATGCTACGCATTCACTGCATGCAGCATTGGTACAACCTGAGCGATGGCGCGATGGAAGATGCTCTGTACGAAATCGCCTCCATGCGTCTGTTTGCCCGGTTATCCCTGGATAGCGCCTTGCCGGACCGCACCACCATCATGAATTTCCGCCACCTGCTGGAGCAGCATCAACTGGCCCGCCAATTGTTCAAGACCATCAATCGCTGGCTGGCCGAAGCAGGCGTCATGATGACTCAAGGCACCTTGGTCGATGCCACCATCATTGAGGCACCCAGCTCGACCAAGAACAAAGAGCAGCAACGCGATCCGGAGATGCATCAGACCAAGAAAGGCAATCAGTGGCACTTTGGCATGAAGGCCCACATTGGTGTCGATGCCAAGAGTGGCCTGACCCACAGCCTAGTCACCACCGCGGCCAACGAGCATGACCTCAATCAGCTGGGTAATCTGCTGCATGGAGAGGAGCAATTTGTCTCAGCCGATGCCGGCTACCAAGGGGCGCCACAGCGCGAGGAGCTGGCCGAGGTGGATGTGGACTGGCTGATCGCCGAGCGCCCCGGCAAGGTAAGAACCTTGAAACAGCATCCACGCAAGAACAAAACGGCCATCAACATCGAATACATGAAAGCCAGCATCCGTGCCAGGGTGGAGCACCCATTTCGCATCATCAAGCGACAGTTCGGCTTCGTGAAAGCCAGATACAAGGGGTTGCTGAAAAACGATAACCAACTGGCGATGTTATTCACGCTGGCCAACCTGTTTCGGGCGGACCAAATGATACGTCAGTGGGAGAGATCTCACTAA
- a CDS encoding helix-turn-helix transcriptional regulator, which translates to MQQRDRDDEHQFFSSLATTFSRATGLVAVVIDTRGERLPGRYAGLNFFSLPLMRFEKVWGYIICDHSKAIDNSHRLAAERLLHFIVNNVTPVEGIKVIANKQSRRNSDFYYAQRASHEIKMASALRYIDEHLYDELSLESVAAHVCLSANYFSRFFKKQQGVNFKVWVSQKRMQRAGELLGDPAYSIDGVARKLQYAQTSYFCRVFRMAHRTTPQSFRQQSLSASS; encoded by the coding sequence GTGCAGCAAAGAGACAGGGATGATGAACACCAGTTTTTCTCTTCGTTGGCAACGACCTTTTCTCGTGCAACCGGTCTGGTCGCCGTGGTTATTGATACCCGCGGGGAGAGATTGCCTGGCCGCTATGCAGGGTTAAATTTCTTTTCACTGCCCCTCATGCGTTTTGAAAAAGTGTGGGGATATATTATTTGTGACCACAGTAAGGCCATCGACAATAGTCATCGATTGGCGGCAGAAAGATTACTTCATTTTATTGTGAATAATGTCACGCCGGTTGAGGGGATAAAAGTGATCGCGAATAAGCAATCTCGCCGAAATAGTGATTTTTATTATGCGCAACGTGCATCGCATGAAATAAAAATGGCCTCTGCCCTACGTTATATTGATGAGCATTTATATGATGAGTTGTCTCTCGAATCGGTAGCGGCTCATGTTTGCCTGAGCGCCAATTACTTTAGTCGCTTTTTTAAAAAGCAGCAGGGGGTGAATTTCAAAGTCTGGGTGAGCCAGAAGAGAATGCAGCGAGCCGGGGAACTGCTTGGCGATCCTGCGTATTCGATAGATGGCGTCGCCCGAAAGCTGCAGTACGCACAAACCAGCTACTTTTGTCGAGTGTTCCGCATGGCACATCGCACTACGCCGCAATCATTCCGCCAGCAGTCTCTCTCGGCATCGTCATAG